The proteins below are encoded in one region of Helianthus annuus cultivar XRQ/B chromosome 2, HanXRQr2.0-SUNRISE, whole genome shotgun sequence:
- the LOC110942454 gene encoding uncharacterized protein LOC110942454, whose translation MKEKDKIQLERKINLQILRSNTVDLSGEDEDEDEDNVQDTDYGKTTQNTLDRNNPIKEKLKMNAWDKIATWAYAVGLPFNAVRDESFQDMIHAIGEYGRGMPAPSYHNIRVTLMKKRLEETKQFVDSFRPHWEEYGCSILSDFWTDGKGRCLINFLVNCPRGMVFLKSIDASEHVKNADLIVKMINEAIEGVGEANIVQFITDNGSNFKAAGKILEEEHPKMFWTPCAAHCVNLMIQDIGEKIPKIKSVLSEARAIVVYIYYHGRILNMMRKLAKNKELHRSCVTRFATQFYTLQSIHENRHHIQVLFVSEEWRKSDFANKAVGKKVERIIAKTEFWDNVHLACQVLAPLVDVVRLVDTEEKSCMGYIYDAVSRAKEQIKKNLTDERLMTKLHSKKRNCLLQQKLNDLVFIQYNTRLQRRFNSLKTNKSLDPILLRDVDENDDWVIPTEIEHQDFVDGSDGLLWSVAREAMGGNEDVGPSTRSKRERYRDDDVRVNSVEVEDLDERLDSLVDVDSEEDFIGYD comes from the exons ATGAAAGAAAAAGATAAGATACAATTAGAAAGGAAAATAAATTTACAAATTCTTAGATCAAACACGGTTGATCTTTCtggtgaagatgaagatgaagatgaggatAATGTACAAGAC ACTGATTACGGAAAAACAACGCAAAATACATTGGATAGAAATAATCCAATAAAGGAGAAGTTAAAGATGAATGCTTGGGATAAAATTGCAACTTGGGCTTATGCGGTTGGTTTACCCTTTAATGCCGTACGTGACGAAAGTTTCCAAGACATGATCCACGCCATTGGAGAATATGGAAGAG GTATGCCAGCTCCATCTTATCATAATATTCGTGTGACGTTGATGAAAAAACGTTTAGAAGAAACGAAACAATTTGTGGATTCGTTTCGGCCACATTGGGAAGAATATGGATGTAGCATTTTGTCCGATTTTTGGACAGACGGGAAAGGAAGGTGTTTGATAAACTTCTTAGTCAATTGTCCTCGTGGAATGGTATTTTTGAAATCAATTGATGCATCCGAGCATGTGAAGAATGCTGATTTAATTGTTAAAATGATAAATGAGGCGATAGAAGGTGTTGGAGAGGCGAATATTGTGCAG TTTATTACAGATAATGGGTCAAACTTTAAAGCCGCAGGAAAAATTTTAGAAGAAGAACACCCTAAGATGTTTTGGACTCCTTGTGCAGCACATTGTGTGAACCTCATGATTCAAGATATCGGTGAGAAAATACCAAAGATAAAGTCTGTTTTGAGTGAAGCTAGAGCAATTGTGGTTTACATTTACTACCACGGAAGGATTCTTAATATGATGAGGAAGTTGGCGAAAAACAAGGAGCTACACAGGTCTTGTGTAACTAGATTTGCAACCCAGTTCTATACCCTTCAAAGTATCCACGAGAATCGACATCATATTCAAGTGTTGTTCGTTTCCGAAGAATGGAGGAAAAGTGACTTTGCAAATAAGGCAGTTGGAAAGAAAGTCGAGCGAATAATTGCAAAAACAGAATTTTGGGACAATGTACACCTAGCTTGTCAAGTGCTAGCTCCATTGGTGGATGTGGTTAGATTGGTTGATACAGAAGAGAAGTCGTGTATGGGTTACATCTATGATGCAGTGTCTAGAGCAAAGGAGCAAATCAAGAAAAATTTAACCGATGAAAGACTGATGACTAAA TTACATTCAAAGAAAAGAAATTGTCTTTTGCAACAAAAACTCAATGATCTTGTATTCATCCAATACAACACAAGGTTACAAAGGCGCTTCAACTCACTAAAAACCAACAAATCTTTGGATCCTATTTTGTTAAGAGACGTAGATGAAAATGATGATTGGGTTATACCAACGGAAATTGAGCATCAAGATTTTGTTGATGGTAGTGATGGTCTTCTATGGTCGGTTGCGCGAGAGGCAATGGGAGGAAACGAAGACGTTGGGCCAAGTACTAGGAGCAAAAGAGAGCGTTATAGAGATGATGATGTTAGAGTTAATTCAGTTGAAGTGGAAGATCTTGATGAACGATTGGATTCCTTGGTTGATGTAGACTCGGAGGAAGATTTCATTGGTTATGACTAG